In Desulfonatronovibrio magnus, a single window of DNA contains:
- a CDS encoding cytidylyltransferase domain-containing protein, protein MNNIAIIPARGGSKRIPRKNIKNFCGQPIDSFPTEHTDGHGKGKK, encoded by the coding sequence ATGAATAACATCGCCATCATCCCGGCCAGAGGAGGCAGCAAGCGCATCCCCCGCAAGAATATCAAAAACTTCTGCGGGCAGCCCATTGATTCTTTTCCCACGGAACACACGGACGGACACGGAAAGGGGAAGAAGAG
- a CDS encoding type II toxin-antitoxin system RelE/ParE family toxin: MKRLLIRSPSFVRAAKRFIKKRPECGDDLRKALTLLENDVFHPGLKAHKLQGRLSGSWACCVGYDLRIIFRLGRHEGQEAIFLETMGTHDEVY, from the coding sequence ATGAAGCGACTTCTGATTCGTTCTCCATCCTTCGTTCGTGCCGCCAAACGGTTTATCAAAAAACGTCCTGAATGTGGCGATGACCTACGAAAAGCGCTGACTTTGCTTGAGAACGATGTTTTCCATCCAGGTCTGAAAGCACATAAGCTTCAAGGCAGGTTATCAGGATCATGGGCATGCTGTGTCGGATATGATCTCAGGATTATCTTCCGTCTTGGTCGGCATGAAGGTCAAGAGGCCATTTTTCTGGAAACAATGGGTACGCATGATGAGGTATACTAA